One window of Mesorhizobium loti R88b genomic DNA carries:
- a CDS encoding alpha/beta hydrolase — protein MASIESEANRNHYAAITANTGTFASPQAMIDFSDTSWTALTGEPGGVDYIEVDAGGVPALWVVPKGADEQRVLLYAHGGGFLGGSIYTHRKLVGHLAKAVGCRALLYNYPLAHQAKHPAQTEAAMAAWNWLVDQGFDAKAIALAGDSCGAVLTYGVLQRLRAQGRPLPAATLIISGWFDMALTGASYETNREKDPAFARESVDWLVTNFIGDADRLDPEVSALYADLSGFPPVFLQAGADEALVDESRMFAERARQAGVETRLEIFDGMLHSFQMMAGRAPEADDAIGRLAVWVRPKLGLASASAKAVGDRAA, from the coding sequence ATGGCGAGCATCGAGAGCGAGGCAAACAGGAACCACTATGCGGCGATCACCGCCAATACCGGCACGTTCGCCAGCCCGCAGGCGATGATCGATTTCAGCGACACCAGCTGGACGGCGCTGACCGGCGAACCCGGCGGCGTCGACTATATCGAGGTGGATGCCGGCGGCGTTCCGGCGCTGTGGGTCGTGCCGAAGGGCGCGGATGAACAGCGGGTGCTGCTTTACGCGCATGGCGGCGGCTTCCTCGGCGGCTCGATCTACACCCACCGCAAGCTGGTCGGCCATCTGGCCAAGGCCGTCGGTTGCCGGGCCTTGCTCTATAACTATCCGCTGGCGCACCAGGCGAAGCACCCGGCCCAGACCGAGGCGGCGATGGCGGCCTGGAACTGGCTCGTCGACCAGGGTTTTGACGCCAAGGCGATCGCGCTTGCCGGCGATTCCTGCGGCGCGGTGCTGACCTATGGCGTGCTTCAACGGCTGCGCGCACAAGGTCGGCCGCTGCCGGCCGCCACGCTGATCATCTCCGGCTGGTTCGACATGGCGCTGACCGGCGCCAGCTACGAGACCAACCGCGAGAAGGACCCGGCCTTCGCCCGGGAGTCCGTCGACTGGCTGGTGACCAACTTCATCGGCGATGCCGACCGGCTCGATCCGGAAGTCAGCGCGCTCTATGCCGATCTGAGCGGCTTTCCACCCGTCTTCCTGCAGGCCGGTGCCGACGAAGCGCTGGTCGACGAAAGCCGCATGTTCGCCGAGCGTGCCAGACAGGCCGGCGTCGAGACGCGGCTCGAAATCTTCGACGGCATGCTGCACTCCTTCCAGATGATGGCCGGCCGGGCGCCGGAGGCTGATGATGCGATCGGCCGTCTCGCCGTGTGGGTGCGGCCGAAGCTTGGGCTGGCAAGCGCGAGCGCCAAGGCTGTCGGCGACAGGGCGGCCTGA
- a CDS encoding sigma-70 family RNA polymerase sigma factor, whose translation MNQQIRKFRETRQGVEPRLDPEGLFDLRYRAFLETVSHLRVRLHRYCARMTGSALDGEDIMQEALFEAYRKIGLLDDAQALRPWLFRIAHNRCIDFIRNRRTRLRAEAGYASDEIVLPIEPAGPGAGRAIERLVVHLPPKERACVLLKDVFDHSLDEIAELVGSTSGGVKSALNRGRAKLAALPAQPVTAPVHDPDLERLLSRYVELFNARDWDGVRALTSADARLRVSDCYNGLLSSSPYFVEYERGEPWRMRPDVVEGEDVLVVDRRRDEVWRPAYLVRIHAERGVIDRIADYYACPWILEMVSDDAE comes from the coding sequence ATGAACCAGCAGATCCGCAAATTCCGTGAAACGAGGCAAGGCGTTGAGCCACGCCTCGATCCCGAAGGCCTGTTCGACCTCCGCTACAGGGCGTTCCTGGAGACGGTCTCGCATCTGCGCGTCCGGCTGCACCGCTATTGCGCGCGCATGACCGGCTCGGCTCTCGACGGCGAGGACATCATGCAGGAGGCGCTGTTCGAGGCCTATCGCAAGATCGGGCTGCTCGACGATGCGCAGGCGCTGCGGCCGTGGCTGTTTCGCATCGCCCATAACAGGTGCATCGATTTCATCCGCAACCGTCGCACGCGGCTCAGGGCCGAAGCGGGCTATGCCAGCGACGAGATCGTGCTGCCCATTGAGCCCGCCGGTCCGGGTGCCGGCCGCGCCATCGAGCGGCTGGTGGTGCACCTGCCGCCGAAGGAGCGTGCCTGCGTGCTGCTCAAGGATGTCTTCGACCATTCGCTGGACGAGATCGCCGAGCTGGTCGGCTCGACATCAGGCGGCGTCAAGTCGGCGCTCAATCGTGGCCGGGCCAAGCTCGCCGCTCTGCCAGCGCAACCGGTCACGGCGCCCGTGCATGACCCGGACCTGGAGCGGCTGCTCAGCCGCTATGTCGAACTCTTCAATGCCAGGGACTGGGACGGGGTGCGGGCGCTGACCAGCGCCGATGCCCGGCTGCGGGTTTCGGATTGCTACAATGGTCTGCTCTCCAGCTCGCCCTATTTCGTCGAATATGAGCGTGGCGAGCCCTGGCGCATGCGGCCGGACGTGGTCGAAGGCGAGGACGTTCTGGTTGTCGACAGGCGGAGAGACGAGGTCTGGCGGCCGGCCTATCTGGTGCGTATCCATGCCGAGCGCGGCGTCATCGACCGCATCGCCGATTATTATGCGTGTCCGTGGATCCTGGAGATGGTTTCCGATGACGCGGAATGA
- a CDS encoding alpha/beta fold hydrolase, which yields MFRPLVIVLGLLSLAAPASARVIPFPAGFKTQSIETNGTKLYVRVGGQGPAVVLLHGFADTGDMWAPAAITLMKDHTVIVPDLRGMGLSAHPDSGYTKKNQAVDIAGVMDALKIDKADLVTHDIGNMVGYALAAQYPKRITKWVVIDAPLPGIGDWDKIKQSPLLWHFNFRGPDMERLVAGRERIYLDRFYNELSADPKKIDEATRAHYAKLYARPHAMHDAFEQFKAFDQDAIDNQAMLSTGGKLPMPVLAAGAEKSAGTTQADILRFVATDVTGDIVPASGHWIMEENPDATVKLITDFLSK from the coding sequence ATGTTTCGTCCTTTGGTCATCGTTCTTGGTCTGCTGTCACTCGCCGCTCCGGCCTCAGCACGCGTGATCCCGTTTCCGGCTGGCTTCAAGACGCAGTCGATCGAGACCAACGGCACCAAGCTTTATGTGCGTGTCGGCGGACAGGGGCCCGCGGTCGTGCTGCTGCACGGCTTCGCCGACACCGGCGACATGTGGGCGCCGGCCGCGATAACGCTGATGAAGGACCACACCGTCATTGTGCCGGACCTGCGCGGCATGGGCCTGTCGGCGCATCCCGACAGCGGCTACACCAAGAAAAACCAGGCGGTCGACATCGCCGGCGTGATGGATGCGCTGAAGATCGACAAGGCCGACCTGGTCACGCACGACATCGGCAACATGGTCGGCTATGCGCTGGCCGCGCAATACCCCAAGCGCATCACGAAATGGGTCGTCATCGACGCCCCGCTGCCGGGCATAGGCGATTGGGACAAGATCAAGCAAAGCCCGCTGCTCTGGCACTTCAACTTCCGAGGGCCCGATATGGAGCGGCTGGTCGCGGGCCGCGAGCGCATCTATCTCGACCGCTTCTACAATGAACTGTCGGCCGATCCGAAGAAGATCGACGAGGCGACGCGCGCCCACTATGCGAAACTCTATGCGCGGCCGCATGCCATGCATGACGCGTTCGAGCAGTTCAAGGCATTCGACCAGGACGCCATCGACAACCAGGCGATGCTTTCCACCGGCGGCAAACTGCCCATGCCGGTGCTGGCAGCCGGCGCTGAGAAATCGGCAGGCACGACACAGGCCGACATATTGCGGTTCGTCGCGACGGACGTGACGGGAGACATCGTGCCTGCATCGGGCCACTGGATCATGGAAGAAAACCCGGATGCCACGGTCAAGCTCATCACCGATTTCCTCTCGAAGTGA
- a CDS encoding LysR family transcriptional regulator — MLKLESAAAFVAVAESGSITEAARRMGLSKSVISERLSELERSLGTRLLDRTTRKLSITEAGRGFYERAKRIMQEVADASAEIAEHRGELTGPLRISAPTSFGILHLGPALYGFLARHPGIELTLDLDDRFVSMVANGYDAIVRHGPVVDDGPVIIRKLASSRRFLVASPDYIERSGRPATTDDLRRHKGIIYSIRGAADWRFKISRRLVTIRPETALRVNNGILMRDAALAGLGLALLPAYFIRTEIADKRLTLVDVGAEPEGATIYIACPEDRRGSAKLRALTAWLRNAFGDPPYWEA, encoded by the coding sequence ATGCTGAAGCTCGAATCCGCCGCCGCCTTTGTCGCCGTCGCGGAATCCGGTTCGATCACCGAAGCGGCCAGGCGCATGGGCCTGTCCAAGTCCGTTATCAGCGAGCGGCTGTCGGAGCTTGAACGCAGCCTCGGCACAAGGCTGCTGGACCGCACCACCCGCAAACTTTCCATCACCGAAGCCGGGCGCGGTTTTTACGAGCGCGCCAAGCGCATCATGCAGGAGGTGGCCGATGCCAGCGCCGAAATCGCCGAACATCGCGGCGAACTCACTGGTCCGCTCAGGATATCGGCGCCGACCAGTTTCGGCATCCTTCATCTCGGCCCGGCGCTGTATGGCTTCCTGGCCAGGCACCCGGGAATCGAACTGACGCTTGATCTCGACGATCGTTTCGTCAGCATGGTGGCCAATGGCTATGATGCCATTGTGCGTCATGGGCCGGTCGTCGACGACGGACCTGTCATCATCAGGAAGCTGGCTTCCAGCCGCCGCTTCCTGGTGGCCTCACCGGACTATATCGAGCGATCCGGACGGCCCGCGACAACAGATGATTTGAGGCGCCACAAGGGCATCATCTATTCCATCCGGGGTGCCGCCGACTGGCGGTTCAAGATCTCGCGGCGGCTGGTGACGATCCGCCCGGAAACCGCGCTGCGCGTCAACAATGGGATTTTGATGCGTGACGCAGCACTTGCCGGCCTCGGCCTGGCACTGCTCCCCGCCTATTTCATCCGCACCGAGATCGCCGACAAGCGATTGACGCTCGTCGATGTCGGTGCCGAGCCTGAAGGGGCGACCATCTATATCGCCTGTCCCGAGGATCGGCGCGGATCCGCCAAACTGCGCGCGCTCACCGCATGGCTGCGCAATGCCTTTGGCGATCCGCCCTATTGGGAGGCGTGA
- a CDS encoding 2OG-Fe(II) oxygenase produces MNAHAKVATAAVEAAETRITAYDWPALAAELDGFGCAVMQKLLSPEECRQIAGLYPEEKHFRSHIHMARHGFGKGEYRYFRYPLPDLIGGLRSALYPRLAEVANRWNERMGIALRYPGTHAAFLDQCHGAGQVRPTPLLLQYVPGDFNCLHQDLYGDLAFPLQVAILLSEPGKDFTGGEFALTEQRPRMQSRVEVVPLRQGDAVAFAVHNRPVQGTKGNYRVNLRHGVSRLRSGMRHTVGIIFHDAK; encoded by the coding sequence ATGAACGCCCACGCCAAGGTAGCCACGGCGGCGGTGGAAGCCGCCGAGACACGCATCACCGCTTACGACTGGCCGGCGCTTGCCGCCGAGCTCGACGGTTTCGGCTGCGCGGTGATGCAAAAGCTGCTCTCGCCTGAAGAGTGCCGGCAGATCGCCGGCCTCTACCCCGAGGAAAAACATTTCCGCAGCCACATCCACATGGCCAGGCACGGCTTCGGCAAGGGCGAATACCGCTATTTCCGCTATCCCTTGCCTGACCTCATCGGTGGGCTGCGCAGCGCCCTCTATCCGAGGCTTGCCGAAGTCGCCAACCGGTGGAACGAGCGCATGGGAATCGCCCTGCGCTACCCCGGCACACATGCGGCGTTTCTCGACCAGTGCCATGGCGCCGGCCAGGTCAGGCCGACGCCGCTTCTGCTGCAATATGTGCCGGGCGACTTCAACTGCCTGCACCAGGACCTCTACGGCGACCTCGCCTTTCCCCTGCAGGTGGCGATCCTGCTCTCCGAACCGGGCAAGGATTTCACCGGCGGCGAATTCGCGCTGACCGAGCAGCGGCCGCGCATGCAGAGCCGGGTCGAAGTGGTGCCGCTGCGCCAGGGCGACGCGGTAGCCTTCGCCGTCCACAACCGGCCGGTACAGGGAACCAAGGGCAACTACCGCGTCAATCTGCGCCACGGCGTCAGCCGCCTGCGCTCCGGCATGCGCCACACGGTCGGCATCATTTTTCACGATGCGAAGTGA
- a CDS encoding methylated-DNA--[protein]-cysteine S-methyltransferase, which yields MNLMQINSPATASGAVTLDTLAYAIGQSAIGNILAARSHIGVCAILIGSDADALAQNLADRFPGKVLVEDEAALRDDLAAIARFIETPGAGLDLALDMRHGTPFQQRVWDVLRTIPCGATITYTALARRLGEPNGARAVATACAANAIALGIPCHRVVRADGTLSGYRWGIERKRALLDREAAI from the coding sequence ATGAACCTCATGCAAATCAACAGCCCGGCGACAGCCTCCGGCGCTGTCACCCTCGACACCCTCGCCTACGCCATTGGCCAATCCGCGATCGGCAACATCCTGGCTGCGCGCAGCCATATCGGCGTCTGCGCCATCCTGATCGGCTCCGACGCCGACGCGCTGGCGCAGAACCTCGCCGATCGCTTCCCCGGCAAGGTGCTGGTCGAAGACGAGGCCGCCTTGCGCGACGATCTCGCGGCCATAGCGCGCTTCATCGAAACGCCCGGCGCCGGCCTCGACCTGGCGCTCGACATGCGCCACGGCACGCCGTTCCAGCAACGTGTGTGGGACGTGCTGCGCACCATCCCCTGCGGCGCCACCATCACCTATACCGCGCTGGCCCGCCGCCTTGGTGAACCGAACGGCGCCCGCGCCGTGGCGACCGCCTGTGCCGCCAACGCGATCGCGCTCGGCATTCCCTGCCATCGTGTCGTGCGCGCCGACGGCACGCTGTCGGGCTACCGCTGGGGCATCGAACGCAAGCGCGCGCTGCTGGATCGGGAGGCCGCGATATGA
- the ada gene encoding bifunctional DNA-binding transcriptional regulator/O6-methylguanine-DNA methyltransferase Ada encodes MFITLQRDLKSTPLPVADDPRWARIVARDKSADGQFWYSVATTGVYCRPSCPSRRANPGNVQLHDTLAQAKATGYRACRRCNPDGPSLEAGNAAMVAEACRFIEQSEAEPSLAELAAAAGRSAGYFHRVFKAITGLTPKDYATAHRAARVRQGLEDGASVTVAIYDAGFNSSGRFYEKATGMLGMTPTRYRAGGANEDIRFAVGETSLGAILVASSRKGVASILLGDDPDALVRDLQDRFPKARLIGGDRDYEALVARVVGLVEAPRLGLDLPLDVRGTAFQQRVWQALRDIPAGSTVSYAEIAGRIGAPKATRAIAAACAANAHAVAIPCHRVIRKDGALSGYAWGAERKRALLDREAVSGEANRSSRT; translated from the coding sequence ATGTTCATCACGCTGCAAAGAGATCTGAAATCGACGCCGCTGCCGGTGGCTGACGATCCGCGCTGGGCGCGCATCGTAGCCCGCGACAAATCGGCGGACGGGCAATTCTGGTATTCGGTGGCGACGACCGGCGTCTATTGCCGGCCCTCCTGCCCGTCGCGGCGCGCCAACCCCGGGAATGTGCAACTGCACGATACGCTGGCTCAGGCCAAGGCGACCGGCTACCGCGCCTGCCGGCGCTGCAACCCGGATGGCCCCTCGCTGGAGGCCGGCAATGCGGCAATGGTCGCCGAGGCCTGCCGGTTCATCGAGCAGAGCGAGGCGGAACCCTCGCTCGCCGAATTGGCCGCCGCCGCCGGCCGCAGCGCCGGCTACTTCCATCGCGTCTTCAAGGCGATCACTGGGCTGACGCCGAAGGACTATGCCACCGCACACCGCGCCGCCCGGGTCCGCCAGGGCCTGGAGGACGGCGCCAGCGTGACCGTGGCGATCTACGATGCCGGCTTCAATTCGAGCGGACGCTTTTACGAGAAAGCCACCGGCATGCTCGGCATGACACCGACGCGCTACCGCGCTGGCGGCGCCAACGAGGACATCCGCTTCGCCGTCGGCGAGACCTCGCTCGGCGCCATACTGGTCGCATCGAGCCGCAAGGGAGTCGCCTCGATCCTGCTCGGCGACGATCCGGACGCGCTGGTGCGCGACCTGCAGGACCGTTTCCCCAAGGCGCGGCTGATCGGCGGCGACCGCGACTACGAGGCGCTGGTCGCCCGCGTCGTCGGCCTCGTCGAGGCCCCGCGGCTCGGTCTCGACCTGCCGCTCGACGTGCGCGGCACCGCCTTCCAGCAGCGCGTCTGGCAGGCCTTGCGCGACATCCCGGCCGGCAGCACGGTTTCCTACGCCGAGATCGCCGGGCGCATCGGCGCGCCCAAGGCGACGCGCGCCATCGCCGCCGCCTGCGCCGCCAACGCGCATGCGGTCGCGATTCCCTGCCACCGCGTGATCAGGAAAGACGGCGCTTTGTCCGGCTATGCCTGGGGCGCCGAGCGCAAGCGCGCGCTGCTCGACCGCGAGGCGGTATCCGGCGAGGCCAACCGGTCTTCGCGGACCTGA
- a CDS encoding winged helix-turn-helix transcriptional regulator — protein MTQHGYKQFCPLSMAAEVLCTRWTMVLMRELVAGSTRFNDLRRGVPKMSPTLLSQRLKELELAGIVERKEIQGEKGIFDYRLTEAGRDLRPVVEAMGFWGQKWVESRLSLKNLDPSLLMWDMRRNLNPSPLPEGRTVIQFLYQELPASKRSWWLIVEKHGEVDLCWYDPGFDVDLYVATDLHTMTAIWMGLLTVEKAGAKVSLTGDQAIGKQMQTWLGLSPFAVEPKRAA, from the coding sequence ATGACCCAGCACGGATACAAGCAGTTCTGCCCGCTATCGATGGCCGCCGAGGTGCTGTGCACCCGCTGGACGATGGTGCTGATGCGCGAATTGGTGGCGGGCTCGACCCGCTTTAACGACCTGCGCCGCGGCGTGCCAAAGATGTCGCCAACCCTTCTGTCGCAACGGCTGAAGGAGCTCGAGCTGGCGGGGATCGTCGAACGCAAGGAGATCCAGGGGGAGAAGGGAATCTTCGACTATCGGCTGACGGAAGCCGGCCGCGATTTGCGCCCCGTGGTCGAGGCGATGGGTTTTTGGGGGCAGAAATGGGTCGAGTCCCGGCTGTCGCTCAAGAACCTCGATCCGTCGCTGCTGATGTGGGACATGCGGCGCAATCTGAATCCCTCGCCGCTGCCCGAGGGACGCACCGTGATACAATTTCTGTATCAGGAGCTTCCGGCATCCAAACGGTCCTGGTGGCTGATCGTCGAAAAGCACGGTGAGGTCGATCTGTGCTGGTATGATCCGGGCTTCGACGTCGACCTCTACGTGGCGACCGACCTGCACACGATGACGGCGATCTGGATGGGATTGCTCACGGTCGAGAAGGCCGGCGCGAAGGTTTCCCTGACCGGCGATCAGGCGATCGGCAAGCAGATGCAGACCTGGCTTGGGCTCAGCCCGTTCGCGGTCGAGCCCAAGCGCGCGGCGTAG
- a CDS encoding DUF1330 domain-containing protein: MTVYVIADIKMKEPNWVPAYAASVHDIVHKHGGRYLARSGNVKTLEGKPLDTTLIALMAFPSETAARAFTNDPEYAPFVSARQGGSDSRFQLIDNTDLAGTIPYLPKG; the protein is encoded by the coding sequence ATGACCGTTTACGTTATCGCAGACATCAAGATGAAGGAGCCGAACTGGGTGCCGGCCTACGCGGCTTCGGTGCACGACATCGTCCACAAGCACGGCGGCAGGTATCTAGCGCGCAGCGGCAATGTGAAGACGCTTGAAGGCAAGCCGCTCGACACCACCCTGATTGCCTTGATGGCGTTCCCGTCGGAAACGGCGGCGCGCGCCTTTACCAATGACCCGGAATACGCGCCTTTCGTTTCGGCACGCCAGGGCGGCAGCGACAGCCGTTTCCAGCTGATCGACAACACCGATCTGGCTGGAACGATCCCTTATCTGCCGAAGGGATGA
- a CDS encoding ester cyclase, translating into MTKQEDNKAVVVRWFTDFWGETCDLSVVDDIAAPDMLLRYSLHEPRSGRDDIKTFMTDFRAAFPDLNFWATADLIAEGDYVVGQWEGGGTHTGPAFSDFLAGSLPAATGRTMRFTGTTVLKVIDGRIVEEIGLDDGVAALTQLGLIKAT; encoded by the coding sequence ATGACCAAGCAAGAAGACAATAAGGCCGTCGTCGTCAGATGGTTCACCGACTTCTGGGGTGAAACCTGCGATCTCAGCGTCGTCGACGACATTGCCGCGCCCGACATGCTGCTTAGATATTCCTTGCATGAGCCGCGCAGCGGCCGCGACGACATCAAGACCTTCATGACCGATTTCCGCGCCGCCTTCCCGGACCTCAACTTCTGGGCGACCGCCGATCTGATCGCCGAGGGCGACTATGTCGTCGGTCAGTGGGAAGGCGGCGGCACCCACACCGGCCCGGCCTTCAGCGATTTCCTGGCCGGTTCGCTGCCCGCCGCCACCGGCCGCACGATGCGCTTCACCGGCACCACGGTGCTGAAAGTGATCGACGGCCGGATCGTCGAGGAGATCGGCCTCGACGACGGCGTCGCCGCACTCACCCAGCTCGGCCTGATCAAGGCCACCTGA
- a CDS encoding TetR/AcrR family transcriptional regulator, producing the protein MDNVSRSERSRNAIIQAALAIIARDGPGRLTLDAIAREGGLSKGGVMHQFRTKEAVLKTLLENQVEFFENFSRDFLAEAGTGTKEPQLSAQIAVQRKVVAEPHSVAFGLLGALAENPALLSGLRETDASKVEAIRSEAADPDLATLRLFAAKGLALTTMIGICSLSEEDLERLFDRLLDNTQWPATGDRSASSRVVNKKTD; encoded by the coding sequence ATGGACAATGTCTCCCGTTCCGAACGCTCCCGAAACGCCATCATCCAGGCGGCGCTCGCCATCATCGCGCGGGATGGGCCGGGCCGGCTGACGCTGGATGCCATCGCCCGCGAGGGCGGCCTCTCGAAGGGCGGCGTGATGCATCAATTTCGTACCAAGGAAGCGGTGCTGAAGACGCTGCTGGAGAACCAGGTCGAGTTCTTCGAGAATTTTTCCCGGGATTTTCTGGCAGAGGCCGGCACCGGAACGAAGGAACCCCAACTCTCGGCGCAGATCGCGGTGCAGCGCAAGGTCGTCGCCGAACCGCATTCGGTGGCCTTCGGCCTGCTCGGTGCCTTGGCGGAGAACCCGGCATTGCTGTCCGGCCTGCGTGAGACGGATGCCAGCAAGGTCGAAGCCATTCGATCCGAAGCCGCCGATCCCGATCTGGCGACACTTCGCCTGTTCGCGGCCAAGGGCCTCGCCCTGACGACAATGATAGGCATCTGCTCGCTGTCGGAAGAGGATCTGGAGCGGCTGTTCGACCGGCTTCTCGACAACACCCAGTGGCCTGCCACCGGGGACCGCTCCGCTTCCAGCAGGGTTGTGAATAAAAAAACCGACTAG
- a CDS encoding DUF3313 domain-containing protein, with the protein MAGLCLALQGCVSADPIAYSGLSSSAELAPNPRDATGRVPYAYSTAVDWRQYSSVIVDPVVIYRGADGQFGKMPASDKAAIASYMQARFTERLKSRFTLAGKAGPNTLRVRLTLTGAKANTPVLGTLSRFDIAGGVYNTVQTARDREGSLTGSVLYAVEIFDAGTNRLLKAFVTKQYPSPINIKASMEPLAAAQAGVDKGADALLAQLK; encoded by the coding sequence ATGGCCGGGCTCTGCCTGGCTCTCCAGGGCTGCGTCAGTGCCGACCCGATCGCCTATTCGGGATTGTCGTCGTCGGCTGAGCTTGCTCCCAATCCACGCGATGCAACCGGGCGGGTGCCTTACGCCTATTCGACCGCCGTCGACTGGCGACAGTACAGCAGCGTCATCGTCGATCCCGTCGTCATCTATCGTGGCGCCGACGGGCAGTTCGGCAAGATGCCGGCAAGCGACAAGGCCGCGATCGCCAGCTATATGCAGGCTCGCTTCACCGAAAGGCTGAAGAGCCGGTTCACCCTCGCCGGCAAGGCGGGGCCGAACACCTTGCGCGTGCGGCTGACGCTGACCGGTGCCAAGGCCAACACGCCGGTTCTTGGCACGCTGTCGCGCTTTGACATTGCCGGCGGCGTCTACAACACCGTGCAGACCGCGCGCGACCGGGAAGGGTCGCTGACCGGCTCGGTCCTCTACGCCGTTGAGATCTTCGACGCCGGGACCAACCGCCTGCTGAAGGCCTTCGTCACCAAGCAATATCCGAGCCCGATCAACATCAAGGCCAGCATGGAGCCGCTGGCCGCCGCGCAGGCCGGTGTCGACAAGGGAGCGGATGCGCTTCTCGCCCAGTTAAAGTGA